Proteins encoded in a region of the Mesotoga sp. BH458_6_3_2_1 genome:
- a CDS encoding ABC transporter ATP-binding protein produces MPEEKKATQPEVTMPAGPGRGGPGAGRARPVQKPKNSKQTVLRLVGYFRNEKKGLILAIAFTILATGASVFGPFLLGVAIDKYMLVGDMAGLAMISIVMAAVYISSSFFLWLQGYTMVGVAQRSIRRLRQDLFDKFQTLPVKFFDTKPHGELMSRLTNDINNISHTLSESVTQLVSSLLTLVGIVVIMFFLNPILALVAMSTVPFVMIVTAIIAKQSRKNFLAQQKALGELNGYVEERISGAKVVKAYGREESTVQEFQSINESYRRSAIMAQIFAGSFGPIMNMVNNFGYAIVAFAGGWMSVKGILSVGLVASFIVYVGQFNRPINQIAQMFNAIQAALAGAERVFEILDEKGEKRAEETFFPQKIEGEVTLEEVDFSYDGKTIVLKDVSLTAEPGQIIALVGPTGAGKTTIVNLLTKFYDIEDGKIMIDGHDISSFDREQLRRELGIVLQDTQLFMGTIKDNIRYGRQEASDEEIIEAAKMANAHHFIMGLPEGYETVLSSSGDTISRGQRQLLAIARIMLIDPQILILDEATSNVDTRTEMHIQEAMRNLMKDRTSFVVAHRLSTIKNADRIYVIDNGRIIESGTHDELIRMKGFYYSLYTTQLALPGHDVA; encoded by the coding sequence ATGCCTGAAGAGAAGAAAGCGACTCAACCCGAAGTCACCATGCCCGCCGGCCCGGGGAGAGGCGGACCTGGAGCGGGCAGAGCGCGACCCGTTCAGAAGCCAAAGAACTCGAAGCAGACCGTTCTGAGACTAGTAGGATACTTCAGAAATGAGAAGAAAGGTCTGATACTTGCAATAGCATTTACGATACTGGCCACCGGTGCAAGCGTCTTCGGTCCCTTTCTTCTGGGAGTAGCTATCGACAAATACATGCTCGTGGGCGACATGGCCGGTCTCGCAATGATTTCGATTGTCATGGCGGCAGTCTACATATCTTCATCTTTCTTCCTCTGGCTACAGGGCTATACAATGGTTGGAGTTGCGCAGAGAAGCATAAGGAGACTCAGGCAAGACCTCTTCGACAAATTTCAAACGCTGCCAGTCAAGTTCTTCGATACTAAGCCTCACGGAGAACTGATGAGCAGACTGACCAACGATATAAACAACATTTCCCATACTCTTAGTGAAAGCGTTACTCAGCTAGTTAGCAGTCTTCTGACTCTTGTCGGGATAGTAGTCATCATGTTTTTTCTCAATCCGATCCTGGCACTGGTCGCGATGTCTACCGTTCCATTCGTTATGATTGTTACGGCCATAATTGCGAAACAGAGCAGAAAGAACTTCCTCGCTCAACAGAAGGCTCTTGGCGAACTCAACGGTTACGTCGAAGAGAGGATCTCCGGAGCCAAAGTCGTGAAAGCCTACGGCAGGGAAGAGTCGACCGTTCAAGAATTCCAGAGTATAAACGAGTCTTATCGCAGGTCTGCAATTATGGCCCAGATATTCGCAGGCTCCTTCGGACCGATAATGAATATGGTAAACAACTTCGGTTATGCAATAGTTGCCTTTGCCGGAGGGTGGATGTCCGTGAAGGGGATACTCTCTGTCGGATTGGTCGCCAGCTTCATCGTATATGTCGGCCAGTTCAACCGACCGATAAATCAGATAGCACAGATGTTCAATGCGATTCAGGCGGCTCTAGCGGGGGCCGAGAGGGTCTTCGAAATTCTTGATGAAAAAGGGGAAAAGAGAGCGGAAGAGACCTTCTTCCCGCAGAAGATCGAGGGAGAAGTAACGCTTGAAGAAGTTGACTTCAGTTACGACGGCAAGACCATAGTATTGAAGGATGTCTCTCTCACGGCCGAGCCAGGGCAGATCATCGCGCTGGTGGGACCGACGGGAGCAGGCAAGACCACGATCGTGAATCTCCTTACGAAGTTCTACGACATAGAGGACGGAAAAATCATGATAGACGGTCATGATATATCTAGCTTCGACAGAGAGCAGCTTAGAAGAGAGCTCGGCATTGTTCTGCAGGATACACAGCTGTTTATGGGCACCATAAAGGACAATATTCGCTATGGAAGACAGGAAGCTTCAGATGAAGAGATTATAGAGGCCGCAAAGATGGCAAACGCCCATCACTTCATAATGGGGCTGCCGGAAGGGTATGAAACTGTTCTATCCTCCAGCGGGGACACCATCAGCCGCGGGCAGAGGCAGCTGCTGGCGATCGCTAGGATAATGCTCATAGATCCCCAGATACTAATACTCGATGAAGCTACTAGCAATGTCGACACCAGAACGGAGATGCACATTCAGGAGGCGATGCGGAATCTGATGAAGGACCGCACCAGCTTCGTTGTGGCCCACAGACTCAGTACAATCAAGAACGCGGACAGAATTTACGTGATCGACAATGGAAGGATAATAGAAAGCGGCACTCACGATGAGCTGATCCGTATGAAGGGTTTCTATTACAGTCTCTACACAACCCAGCTGGCCCTTCCGGGACATGATGTGGCTTGA
- a CDS encoding MarR family winged helix-turn-helix transcriptional regulator, with protein sequence MNETGKLDRLLIDVCRANFMKKRSIFSRFGLHRGQPPLLFILFERDGRTVGDLSKEMGLSPATVSKMIQRMELSGFVHKRQDKSDMRIFRIYLTAKSREIEGELEKTMLDVERQTFSAFSAEERDLLERFLRKLKESLSK encoded by the coding sequence ATGAATGAGACCGGAAAACTGGATAGACTACTGATTGACGTCTGCAGGGCGAACTTCATGAAGAAGCGCTCTATTTTCTCCAGGTTCGGTCTTCACAGAGGCCAGCCTCCACTGCTTTTCATTCTCTTCGAAAGGGATGGAAGGACTGTGGGGGATCTCTCAAAAGAGATGGGTCTTTCTCCTGCGACAGTCAGCAAGATGATTCAAAGAATGGAGCTGTCCGGCTTTGTCCACAAAAGGCAGGATAAATCGGATATGAGAATCTTCAGGATCTACTTGACGGCAAAAAGCAGAGAGATTGAGGGAGAACTCGAGAAAACGATGCTCGATGTAGAAAGACAAACTTTTTCCGCATTTTCTGCAGAGGAGCGCGACCTGCTCGAGCGGTTCTTGAGAAAACTAAAGGAAAGCCTTTCGAAGTGA
- a CDS encoding ABC transporter ATP-binding protein: MKRLFKFLKPYWIFVVLAPLAMFLEVAIDLFQPKLLEEIIDVGIMNQNLDVVVSAGTKMLIITFIGVLGGIACVIFSTLAAQNAGADIRRSVFTKVQYLSFAKLDKFGTGSLITRITDDIVQFQQFIMILLRMFVRAPMLFIGSLIMSLLISWKLSLIFLVVIPLVTYLTFAIMKRVLPLFSRVQKEMDNVNTRVRDNLLGIRVVKSFASSRFESSKFEDANEKYTQIAMKAARTMVIIMPLLSLILNLGIVAVIWFGGIQVEAGGMQTGQIMAFVNYLGRMLMSMMMIGMMLVFVSRAQASAKRVAEVLEESEEEDVKAGISHDLRGPIVFENVDFSYDGGGNKILHNLSFTINQGETVAFLGDTGSGKSSLVSLLPRLYEVDSGKILLNGIDIKEISRHELRKNISMVFQEAVLFSGKIKDNISYGRPGASDEEIAKAAEVAQIADFVDTLPEKYDARLSQMATNLSGGQKQRMAIARAVAMRSPILIFDDSTSALDAKTESEVIRAIGEELDCTKIIIAQKISSVVNADRIFLLDDGKIAGSGTHKQLLKESDLYRDIYRSQFGEVGEVNA; this comes from the coding sequence ATGAAAAGACTGTTCAAGTTTTTGAAGCCTTACTGGATCTTTGTCGTTCTGGCTCCTCTGGCAATGTTTCTCGAAGTTGCCATAGATCTTTTTCAGCCAAAGCTTCTTGAGGAAATCATAGACGTAGGTATCATGAATCAGAATCTTGACGTAGTCGTGAGCGCAGGAACGAAGATGCTGATAATTACCTTCATCGGTGTGCTGGGAGGAATCGCCTGCGTCATATTTTCAACCCTGGCTGCTCAGAATGCCGGGGCAGATATACGGCGAAGCGTTTTCACAAAGGTTCAGTATCTCTCATTTGCTAAACTCGACAAGTTCGGGACAGGCTCACTTATTACGAGAATCACAGACGATATAGTCCAGTTTCAACAGTTTATAATGATTTTGCTGAGAATGTTTGTGAGGGCACCGATGCTTTTCATTGGAAGCTTGATCATGTCCTTGCTGATTAGCTGGAAACTCTCTCTCATATTCCTGGTTGTCATTCCGCTCGTTACTTACCTGACTTTCGCGATCATGAAAAGGGTCTTGCCTCTCTTTTCCCGCGTTCAGAAGGAGATGGACAATGTCAATACACGGGTCAGGGACAATCTCCTGGGAATAAGAGTCGTCAAATCCTTCGCATCCTCCAGGTTCGAATCGAGCAAGTTTGAAGATGCAAACGAGAAATATACACAGATAGCTATGAAAGCTGCGAGGACCATGGTAATCATCATGCCGCTTCTTTCACTGATACTGAACCTTGGAATCGTTGCAGTGATCTGGTTCGGAGGCATTCAAGTCGAAGCCGGAGGGATGCAGACGGGCCAGATAATGGCATTCGTAAACTATCTGGGAAGAATGCTCATGTCGATGATGATGATCGGAATGATGCTCGTATTTGTCTCCAGGGCGCAGGCCTCCGCCAAGCGAGTGGCCGAAGTCCTTGAAGAGAGCGAAGAAGAAGATGTGAAGGCGGGCATATCCCATGACCTTAGGGGTCCGATTGTCTTTGAGAATGTTGACTTCAGCTACGATGGTGGAGGCAACAAGATTCTCCACAATCTAAGCTTTACGATCAATCAAGGTGAGACGGTCGCTTTTCTTGGCGACACGGGATCGGGCAAATCGTCCCTGGTCAGTCTTCTGCCCCGGCTTTACGAAGTAGATTCCGGTAAAATCCTTCTGAATGGAATAGATATTAAGGAGATTTCACGCCACGAGTTGAGAAAGAACATATCCATGGTATTCCAGGAAGCCGTTCTCTTCTCAGGTAAGATCAAGGACAACATAAGTTACGGAAGGCCGGGTGCCAGTGACGAAGAAATCGCCAAGGCGGCCGAAGTTGCACAAATCGCAGACTTTGTCGATACTCTTCCAGAGAAATACGACGCCCGCCTGAGCCAGATGGCGACGAACCTCTCCGGCGGCCAGAAGCAGAGAATGGCGATCGCGCGGGCCGTAGCGATGAGATCGCCAATCCTAATCTTTGACGACAGTACGAGCGCTCTGGATGCAAAGACGGAGTCCGAGGTCATAAGGGCAATTGGCGAAGAGCTTGACTGCACTAAGATAATCATAGCCCAGAAGATAAGCTCAGTAGTAAATGCCGACAGGATATTCCTTCTGGATGATGGAAAGATAGCAGGAAGTGGAACCCACAAGCAACTGCTGAAGGAAAGCGATCTGTACAGGGATATCTACAGGTCTCAGTTTGGTGAGGTAGGTGAAGTGAATGCCTGA